The Podospora pseudocomata strain CBS 415.72m chromosome 1 map unlocalized CBS415.72m_1, whole genome shotgun sequence genome has a segment encoding these proteins:
- the FOX2 gene encoding bifunctional hydroxyacyl-CoA dehydrogenase/enoyl-CoA hydratase fox2 (COG:Q; EggNog:ENOG503NV6Q): MAEQLRYDGQVVVVTGAGGGLGKAYATFFASRGASVVVNDLGGSFKGEGNDSKAADVVVNEIKAAGGKAVANYNSVEDGDKIIETAIKAFGRIDILINNAGILRDVSFKNMKDVDWDLIMKVHVKGSYKCARAAWPHFRKQKFGRVINTASAAGLFGNFGQANYSAAKLAMVGFTETLAKEGAKYNIISNVIAPIAASRMTETVMPPDVLALMKPEWVVPLVAVLVHKNNTSESGSIFEVGGGHIAKLRWERSSGLLLKCDDTYTPGAILKKWNKVTDFSNPQYPSGPNDFLTLLEESQKLGPNEQGEKIDFTGRVALVTGGGAGIGRAYCLAFARAGASVVVNDLVNPDDVVNEIKAMGGKAVGAKYSAEDGDAVVKVAIDTFGRIDIVINNAGILRDKAFTNMDDNLWDPVMNVHARGTYKVTKAAWPYFLKQKYGRVVNTTSTSGIYGNFGQANYAAAKCAILGFSRALALEGAKYNIFVNTIAPNAGTAMTKTILPEELVQAFKPDYIAPLVLALSSDKVPNPTGGLYEVGSGWVGQTRWQRTAGHGFPVDVPLTPEEVVKNWNDIITFDNRADHPAKTQDSLEKIMANMENKSGSGKSAGGDNKYLQAQQEALKTESKGTEFNYTERDIMLYNLGIGAKRTDLRYVFEGAEDFQAIPTFGVIPPFDTEFPYSFDDLVPNFNPMMLLHGEQYLEVKKYPVPTAGKLISKGKLIEVVDKGNAAIVRQGITTTNAETGEEIFYNEMTVFLRGCGGFGGQKKPADRGAATAANKPPARTPDVVVEEKTTEEQAAIYRLSGDYNPLHIDPGFAKMGGFKVPILHGLCFFGIAGKAVYEKFGKFKNVKVRFAGTVNPGQTLVTEMWKEGNKVIFQTKVKETGKLAIGGAAAELL; encoded by the exons ATGGCGGAACAGTTGAGATACGACGGCCAAGTCGTTGTCGTCAccggcgctggcggcggtCTCGGCAAGGCTTATGCCACTTTCTTTGCGTCTCGCGGCGCCAGTGTCGTTGTCAACGACCTCGGCGGCTCTTTCAAGGGCGAGGGTAACGACTCCAAG GCTGCCGATGTTGTCGTCAACGAGATCAAGGCCGCCGGTGGCAAGGCCGTTGCCAACTACAACagcgtcgaggatggtgacAAGATCATCGAGACTGCTATCAAGGCTTTCGGCCGCATCgatatcctcatcaacaacgccggTATCCTCCGCGATGTCAGCTTCAAGAACATGAAGGATGTGGACTGGGACCTCATCATGAAGGTCCACGTCAAGGGCAGCTACAAGTGCGCTCGTGCCGCCTGGCCTCACTTCCGCAAGCAAAAGTTCGGTCGCGTCATCAACAccgcttctgctgctggtcTGTTCGGCAACTTCGGCCAGGCCAACTACTCCGCCGCCAAGCTCGCCATGGTTGGCTTCACGGAGACTCTCGCCAAGGAGGGTGCCAAGTACAACATTATCTCCAACGTCATTGCTCCCATTGCTGCCAGCCGCATGACCGAGACCGTCATGCCCCCAGATGTTCTCGCGCTCATGAAGCCTGAGTGGGTTGTGCCCCTCGTTGCCGTTTTGGTTCACAAGAACAACACTAGCGAGAGCGGTTCTATCTTcgaggtcggtggtggtcaCATCGCCAAGCTCAGATGGGAGAGGTCCAGCGGCCTGCTCCTCAAGTGCGACGACACCTACACCCCTGGTGCCATTCTCAAGAAGTGGAACAAGGTCACCGACTTCTCCAACCCACAATACCCCAGCGGACCCAACGACTTCCTCACCCTTTTGGAGGAGTCTCAGAAGCTCGGCCCCAACGAGCAAGGTGAGAAGATTGACTTCACTGGCCGTGTTGCTCTCGTCACGGGTGGCGGTGCTGGTATCGGCCGTGCTTACTGCTTGGCCTTTGCCCGTGCTGGCGCTTCCGTTGTTGTTAACGATCTCGTTAACCCCGACGATGTTGTCAATGAGATCAAGGCCATGGGTGGAAAGGCTGTCGGTGCCAAGTACTCCGCCGAGGACGGTGATGCTGTTGTCAAGGTTGCCATTGACACCTTTGGCCGTATCGATATCGTAATCAACAACGCCGGTATCCTTCGCGACAAGGCTTTCACCAACATGGACGACAACCTCTGGGACCCAGTCATGAACGTCCATGCCCGCGGTACCTACAAGGTCACCAAGGCTGCCTGGCCCTACTTCCTCAAGCAGAAGTACGGCCGTGttgtcaacaccacctccaccagtGGTATCTATGGCAACTTCGGCCAGGCCAACTACGCTGCTGCC AAATGCGCCATTCTCGGCTTCTCTCGCGCTCTTGCGCTCGAGGGTGCGAAGTACAACATCTTCGTCAATACTATCGCCCCCAACGCCGGTACTGCCATGACCAAGACCATCCTTCCCGAGGAGCTTGTCCAGGCCTTCAAGCCCGACTACATCGCTCCTCTCGTCCTCGCTCTCTCCAGCGACAAGGTTCCCAACCCCACCGGTGGCCTCTACGAGGTTGGCAGCGGTTGGGTCGGCCAGACCAGGTGGCAGCGCACTGCTGGTCACGGCTTCCCCGTCGACGTTCCCCTGACTcctgaggaggttgtcaagaactggaacgacatcatcacctttGACAACCGCGCCGACCATCCCGCGAAGACCCAGGACAGTCTCGAGAAGATCATGGCGAATATGGAGAACAAGTCCGGCTCGGGAAAG AGCGCCGGCGGCGATAACAAATACCTCCAAGCCCAGCAAGAAGCCCTCAAGACTGAGAGCAAGGGAACTGAGTTCAACTACACTGAGCGCGACATCATGCTCTACAACCTTGGTATCGGTGCCAAGCGCACCGATCTCCGCTACGTATTTGAGGGTGCTGAGGACTTCCAGGCCATCCCCACCTTCGGCGTCATTCCCCCATTCGATACCGAGTTCCCCTACTCGTTTGACGACCTCGTtcccaacttcaaccccatGATGCTCCTCCACGGCGAGCAGTACCTCGAGGTCAAGAAGTACCCAGTCCCCACCGCCGGCAAGCTCATCTCCAAGGGTAAGCTCATCGAGGTTGTTGACAAGGGCAACGCCGCTATTGTCAGGCAAggaatcaccaccaccaacgctGAGACTGGCGAGGAGATCTTTTACAACGAGATGACCGTCTTCCTCAGAGGGTGCGGTGGTTTCGGTGGGCAGAAGAAGCCTGCTGACCGTGGCGCCGCTACCGCTGCCAACAAGCCCCCCGCTCGCACCCCGGATGTCGTTGTCGAGGAGAAGACCACTGAGGAGCAGGCCGCCATCTACCGGTTGTCCGGTGActacaaccccctccacatcgACCCCGGCTTCGCCAAGATGGGTGGCTTCAAGGTGCCCATCCTCCACGGCCTGTGCTTCTTTGGTATTGCTGGCAAGGCCGTCTACGAGAAGTTTGGCAAGTTCAAGAACGTCAAGGTCAGATTTGCGGGCACAGTAAACCCCGGTCAGACCCTCGTCACCGAGATGTGGAAGGAAGGAAACAAGGTCATCTTCCagaccaaggtcaaggagacTGGCAAGCTGGCTATTGGCGGTGCCGCGGCGGAGTTGCTTTAA
- a CDS encoding uncharacterized protein (EggNog:ENOG503P4CG; COG:S; BUSCO:EOG09261ONU): MAQSFDVPLQSRIVDDKSPICIPFILSRIETYQKQHPNTSRPFIIGLNGVQGVGKTTLVRALAETLQSREGLPTLVVSIDDFYLTHADQLALAAANPDNQLVQYRGEPGTHDIPLLTSFLSSLTSPFPPEGIHVPSYDKSLFSGLGDRAPPSTWTHITSPPKIVILEGWLVGFRPLSPVALEAKYCSPTSKTLHRHLPAHLMFINSCLEKYQQIWDQFDAFVHVDAEDLGWVYEWRIQQEQGLRREKGVEGGMTDEQVRKFVDCYFPAYELYIDGIRNGVLGERKKACQLRLVVGRDRAVKESLVI; this comes from the exons ATGGCACAATCTTTTGACGTTCCGCTGCAGTCGCGAATCGTGGACGATAAATCGCCCATCTGCATCCCATTCATCCTGTCACGAATCGAGACCTACCAAAAACAGCACCCAAACACCTCCCGGCCATTCATCATCGGCCTGAACGGGGTCCAAGGGGTGGGCAAAACGACGCTGGTGCGGGCCCTGGCCGAGACCCTGCAGAGCCGGGAGGGGCTCCCGACGCTTGTCGTGAGCATCGACGATTTCTACCTGACGCATGCCGACCAGCTAGCCCTGGCGGCGGCCAACCCGGACAACCAGCTGGTGCAGTATCGTGGGGAACCCG GAACCCATGATATTCCCCTGttgacctccttcctctcctcactCACATCACCCTTCCCTCCCGAGGGCATCCACGTCCCCAGCTATGACAAGTCTCTATTCTCCGGCCTAGGCGACCGCgcacctccttcaacctgGACTCATatcacctccccacccaagATTGTGATTCTTGAGGGCTGGCTCGTTGGATTCCGTCCGCTGTCGCCTGTTGCTCTTGAAGCCAAGTATTGTTCTCCGACAAGCAAGACGCTCCACCGGCACTTGCCGGCTCATTTGATGTTTATCAACTCCTGCTTGGAGAAGTATCAACAGATATGGGACCAGTTTGACGCCTTCGTGCACGTTGATGCCGAGGATCTAGGCTGGGTGTATGAGTGGAGGATCCAGCAGGAGCAAGGCCTGCGGCGAGAGAAGGGGGTCGAAGGTGGCATGACAGATGAGCAGGTAAGGAAGTTTGTGGATTGCTACTTCCCAGCTTATGAGTTGTACATCGACGGGATCAGGAACGGGGTGCTTGGCGAGAGAAAAAAGGCGTGCCagctgaggttggtggtggggagagaCAGAGCGGTCAAGGAATCTTTGGTGATTTGA